From Coffea arabica cultivar ET-39 chromosome 2e, Coffea Arabica ET-39 HiFi, whole genome shotgun sequence, the proteins below share one genomic window:
- the LOC140036785 gene encoding telomere repeat-binding factor 1-like yields MGAPKQKWTPEEEAALKAGVLKHGPGKWRTILKDPEYSGVLCLRSNVDLKDKWRNMSVMANGWGSRERARLALKRMNQAAKQDDSPMAISNLAQSDDDNVDPRPHATSSGSPQIGSSKRSIIRLDNLIMEAINNLREPGGSNKTTIAAYIEDEYWAPPNFKRLLSSKLKYLTATGKLIKMKRKYRIAPTSALSDKRRKPSTPLMEGQLEGRQRVSPIIDQDGMGALTKSQIDLELAKMRSMTPEEAAAAAAQAVAEAEAAIAEAEEAAREAEAAEADAEAAQAFAEAAMKTLKGRSTPRMMVRA; encoded by the exons ATGGGGGCACCAAAGCAGAAGTGGACTCCTGAAGAAGAAGCAGCTCTCAAAGCTGGAGTCCTTAAGCATGGGCCTGGCAAGTGGCGCACAATTCTTAAAGATCCAGAATATAGTGGTGTCCTGTGCCTGCGTTCGAATGTAGATCTCAAG GACAAGTGGAGGAACATGAGTGTCATGGCAAATGGATGGGGTTCTCGAGAGAGGGCAAGGCTGGCACTCAAAAGAATGAACCAGGCTGCTAAACAGGATGACAGCCCTATGGCCATCAGCAATTTAGCTCAAAGTGATGATGATAATGTTGATCCAAGGCCCCATGCAACCTCCAGTGGCTCTCCACAGATTGGTAGTTCCAAAAGATCAATCATAAG GTTGGACAATCTTATAATGGAGGCTATAAACAACCTGAGGGAGCCTGGTGGTTCTAACAAGACAACTATTGCTGCATACATAGAG GATGAGTACTGGGCACCTCCAAACTTCAAAAGGCTACTGTCGTCTAAGTTGAAGTACTTGACTGCAACTGGGAAACTTATAAAG ATGAAACGCAAGTATAGAATAGCACCAACTTCAGCATTGTCTGACAAGAGACGAAAGCCTTCCACGCCGCTCATGGAAGGACAGCTTGAAGGGAGGCAGAGGGTTTCCCCTATCATTGACCAGGATGGCATGGGTGCCTTGACTAAATCTCAGATTGATTTAGAGTTAGCTAAAATGAGGAGTATGACACCGGAAGAAGCTGCTGCAGCTGCTGCCCAAGCAGTTGCTGAAGCAGAAGCTGCCATAGCAGAGGCTGAAGAGGCTGCAAGAGAAGCAGAGGCAGCAGAAGCAGATGCAGAAGCAGCACAGGCCTTTGCTGAAGCAGCAATGAAGACACTTAAAGGGAGAAGTACTCCAAGGATG ATGGTTCGTGCATGA
- the LOC113731535 gene encoding uncharacterized protein, whose translation MSYYNQQPPVGVPPAQGYPPEGYAKDAYPPAGYPPQGYPQGYPPQGYPPQYAPQYAAPPPQQQSSGSSGFMEGCLAALCCCCLLDACF comes from the exons ATGAGTTATTACAATCAGCAACCTCCTGTTGGTGTTCCCCCTGCCCAAG GTTATCCACCGGAAGGATATGCCAAGGACGCATACCCTCCGGCGGGGTACCCTCCACAAGGATACCCACAGGGGTACCCTCCTCAGGGATACCCTCCCCAATACGCTCCCCAGTATGCTGCTCCTCCTCCTCAACAGCAATCTAGCGGTAGCTCCGGTTTCATGGAAGGCTG TTTGGCTGCTCTGTGCTGTTGCTGCCTGCTGGATGCTTGCTTCTGA